A stretch of DNA from Candidatus Cloacimonadota bacterium:
TACCATGCACTACAATCTAGATATGGTTATCAGTGTGTGATATTGGATCAAATCCCAGATGCCAACCGAGAACAGGAATGTCTGTTTGAGATCATCCCCGTGGAGAAGTGGAATAATGAAAATGGCCTACTTATATAGATAAATCCAAGGAGTAAACTAATGGAGTCTTTCGATTCAACAAAAACCAGTCTGAGAGAGATATTGAAACAAGTGGATGAAGGCAGGATCCAATTGCCTGATTTTCAACGTGGATGGATCTGGGATGACAACCGGATTAAGGGTCTTATCGCCAGCATCATCAAATCATTTCCGATCGGAGCTATCATGCTGCTGGAAACAGGTAATCCCTCGGTACGGTTCAAACCCAATCCCATAGAAGGTGTTTCAAACTGTGCAATACGTGAGCCGGATCATCTGGTTTTGGATGGGCAACAAAGAATTACTTCGCTTTACCAGACCATAGTTACTAATCAGATTGTCACCACTCGTAACGAAAAGAACTACCAAATCAAGCGCTGGTACTACATCGACATGAAAATGGCTCTTGACCCCAGTATCGACCTTGAGGAAGCCATAATCTCAGTGAATGAAAACAAACAGATCACCGAAAACATAGGCAGGGACGTCAAACTGGATCTATCCCGTCCTGATTATGAATATGAGAACCTGATGTATCCGGTTTGCATGCTTGATGAATACAGTTTTTGGCGTAGTCAATATAACAAGTACTGGAATCACGACCCTCAAAAAAGCGAATTCTGGGATGATTTTGAGCAAAAGATAGTTAACAGCTACGGTAATTATATGCTACCGGTGATCATCATGAAAAAAGAAAACTCGAAAGAAGCGGTATGCCAGGTATTTGAGAAGGTAAACACCGGTGGCGTTGTCTTAACGGTTTTTGAGCTACTGACAGCGACCTACGCTGCAGATGAATTTGACCTAAAGCACCATTGGAAAAGCGCAAAAGAGAGATTCAATACCTATCGGATTCTGGATAAAACCCAAAATACAGATCTAATCCAAGCTGTGACGTTACTATCAAGATACAGAAAGAAAATGATGTCAATAAAGATGAATCCTGATAGTGATGAATCCCCAGCGGTCAGCTGTAAGCGTAAGGATATGCTAAATTTAAGCCTTGAGGACTATCGAAGTAATGCTCAGGACATAGTCAATGCATTTATCAAGGCAGCCCAGATCCTAGCAGAGAATCATATCTACAGTGCCAGGGACCTTCCCTATAACACTCAGCTAATTCCCTTTGCTGCAATTATAGCAGTGTTGGGGAGTGATGTAGATATTGCAGGAAACAAACGGAAACTAATGCGCTGGTTCTGGTGCGGTGTGCTTGGTGAACTCTATGGCTCTGCCAACGAGACACGTTACGCCCTCGATCTACCGCAAGTAGTGGATTGGATATCCCATAATGGCTCTGAGCCCAAAACCATCTATGATGCCAATTTTAACCCTTCTCGTTTATATACTTTGAGGACAAGAAACAGTGCCGCCTATAAGGGAATATATGCTTTGCTACTGGGATCGGGTTTACGAGATTGGCTCTCAAATTCCAAGATCGAGATCCAGAACTATTTCTCTGAGAGGATCGACATTCACCACATTTTTCCGGTAGCCTGGTGCGATAAGCATAAGATTCCCTCAGATGAATATGACTGTATCATAAATAAAACACCGCTTTCCGGGGGCACAAACAGATTCATCAGCGGAGACGCCCCCAGCCGCTATTTGGACAGACTTGAAAGAAAGATCGGTGTAACAGGGCAAGAATTTGATAGAATCCTGCACACACATCTGCTAGATCCTGAATTCATGTATAAGGATGATTTTGGTGGCTTCATGCTTCACAGGAAAGAACTATTGCTCCAACTCATCGAAAACGCCACCGGTAAACCCATTTTACGCGACAATGATATCCGGGAAGAGGGAGTTTACCTAGCAGAAGAGAATGGTGAGAACGAGCAGTAAACAGCACATTTAACGAAAGGAATGGCAAT
This window harbors:
- a CDS encoding DUF262 domain-containing protein, which encodes MESFDSTKTSLREILKQVDEGRIQLPDFQRGWIWDDNRIKGLIASIIKSFPIGAIMLLETGNPSVRFKPNPIEGVSNCAIREPDHLVLDGQQRITSLYQTIVTNQIVTTRNEKNYQIKRWYYIDMKMALDPSIDLEEAIISVNENKQITENIGRDVKLDLSRPDYEYENLMYPVCMLDEYSFWRSQYNKYWNHDPQKSEFWDDFEQKIVNSYGNYMLPVIIMKKENSKEAVCQVFEKVNTGGVVLTVFELLTATYAADEFDLKHHWKSAKERFNTYRILDKTQNTDLIQAVTLLSRYRKKMMSIKMNPDSDESPAVSCKRKDMLNLSLEDYRSNAQDIVNAFIKAAQILAENHIYSARDLPYNTQLIPFAAIIAVLGSDVDIAGNKRKLMRWFWCGVLGELYGSANETRYALDLPQVVDWISHNGSEPKTIYDANFNPSRLYTLRTRNSAAYKGIYALLLGSGLRDWLSNSKIEIQNYFSERIDIHHIFPVAWCDKHKIPSDEYDCIINKTPLSGGTNRFISGDAPSRYLDRLERKIGVTGQEFDRILHTHLLDPEFMYKDDFGGFMLHRKELLLQLIENATGKPILRDNDIREEGVYLAEENGENEQ